A window of Corvus hawaiiensis isolate bCorHaw1 chromosome 17, bCorHaw1.pri.cur, whole genome shotgun sequence contains these coding sequences:
- the LOC125334648 gene encoding bladder cancer-associated protein, which yields MYCLQWLLPVLLIPKPLNPALWFSHSMFMGFYLLSFLLERKPCTICALVFLAALFLICYSCWGNCFLYHCTGSQLPESAHDPNIVGT from the coding sequence ATGTACTGCCTTCAGTGGTTGCTACCTGTCCTGCTCATACCCAAGCCCCTCAACCCAGCACTGTGGTTCAGTCACTCAATGTTCATGGGATTCTACCTGCTCAGTTTTCTCCTGGAACGGAAACCTTGCACAATTTGTGCCTTGGTCTTCCTGGCAGCTCTATTCCTCATCTGCTACAGCTGCTGGGGGAACTGCTTCTTGTATCACTGCACAGGATCCCAGTTGCCGGAATCAGCTCATGATCCCAACATAGTGGGCACCTAG